From Lolium perenne isolate Kyuss_39 chromosome 5, Kyuss_2.0, whole genome shotgun sequence, a single genomic window includes:
- the LOC127298277 gene encoding uncharacterized protein has translation MLERLSVAHCRFDNMNMVELISRCPHLRVLEVDHCWRLDTLKVHSATIEELVVDDWLTNVDIVAPVLKKFRLKSTMERCFSVSFSAPMVEYLSWSFSFHHQNVGIGDMRLWCVRGLSLQTKQRAHVLLLDIDFAHEEFLVDSDLFQQISPLPEFSVLEMYLGSYGHVFGAMMLDLLGTCNAITRLKVTMRSSPRTQACPPECLCDEFPNWRSQTIPLMSLEEIDIDGFLGLGHEVDFLKLLFRSATLMKTMVVRLSCKLFPSDGGYKEMCSIFEANPSVKCYVYRSSGWY, from the exons ATGCTGGAGAGGTTGTCTGTCGCCCACTGCCGCTTCGACAACATGAACATGGTTGAGCTGATCAGCCGGTGCCCTCACCTGCGCGTGCTAGAAGTGGACCACTGCTGGCGTCTCGACACGCTCAAAGTTCACTCAGCGACCATTGAAGAGCTTGTGGTGGACGACTGGCTGACCAACGTTGATATCGTGGCCCCCGTGCTTAAGAAGTTCAGGTTGAAATCCACCATGGAGAGATGCTTCAGCGTGTCCTTCTCAGCACCGATGGTGGAATATCTCTCGTGGTCATTCTCGTTTCACCATCAAAACGTCGGGATCGGCGATATGCGGCTATGGTGTGTGCGTGGCCTGAGTCTACAGACAAAACAGAGAGCCCACGTCCTACTGTTGGACATAGATTTTGCG CACGAGGAATTTCTTGTGGACAGTGACTTGTTCCAGCAGATATCACCGCTTCCTGAATTTTCTGTTTTGGAGATGTATTTGGGATCATATGGACATGTTTTTGGAGCAATGATGTTGGATCTTCTTGGGACTTGCAACGCTATAACCAGGCTTAAAGTCACCATGCGAAGCTCACCG AGAACACAAGCATGCCCACCAGAATGTCTTTGTGATGAATTCCCAAACTGGAGAAGTCAAACTATCCCGCTGATGTCTCTTGAAGAAATAGATATAGATGGGTTTTTGGGACTGGGCCACGAAGTTGATTTCTTGAAACTTCTGTTCAGATCCGCAACTTTGATGAAAACAATGGTCGTCAGGTTATCCTGTAAGCTTTTCCCAAGTGATGGGGGATATAAGGAAATGTGCAGCATCTTCGAGGCGAATCCATCTGTGAAATGCTATGTTTATCGCAGCTCTGGATGGTATTAA